A DNA window from Micromonospora inyonensis contains the following coding sequences:
- a CDS encoding potassium channel family protein, with protein MRIAIAGAGNVGRSIAQELIDNGHQVMLIERQPRMLRPDRVPGADWVLADACELTSLEEAAIADCDVVVAATGDDKVNLVVSLLAKTEFAVPRVVARVNRAENEWLFTEQWGVDVAVSKPRVMAALVEEAVTVGDLVRLMTFRQGEANLVEITLPPAAPYVGQPLRDVPLPRDSALVAVVRGRRVLVPSPDDPIEAGDELVFVCTAEVEDAVRAVVLGPDSVERTRNGDR; from the coding sequence ATGCGCATCGCCATCGCCGGGGCGGGCAACGTGGGTCGCTCGATCGCCCAGGAGCTCATCGACAACGGCCACCAGGTGATGCTCATCGAGCGTCAGCCCCGGATGCTCCGCCCGGACCGGGTGCCGGGCGCCGACTGGGTGCTGGCGGACGCGTGCGAGCTGACCAGCCTCGAGGAGGCCGCGATCGCCGACTGCGACGTGGTGGTCGCGGCGACCGGCGACGACAAGGTCAACCTGGTGGTCTCCCTGCTGGCCAAGACCGAGTTCGCGGTGCCCCGGGTGGTCGCCCGGGTCAACCGTGCGGAGAACGAGTGGCTCTTCACCGAGCAGTGGGGGGTCGACGTCGCGGTGAGCAAGCCGCGGGTGATGGCCGCCCTGGTCGAGGAGGCGGTCACCGTCGGCGACCTGGTCCGGCTGATGACCTTCCGGCAGGGCGAGGCGAACCTGGTCGAGATCACCCTGCCCCCGGCCGCCCCCTACGTCGGGCAGCCGCTGCGGGACGTGCCGTTGCCCCGGGACAGCGCGCTGGTGGCCGTCGTGCGTGGCCGGCGGGTGCTGGTGCCCAGCCCCGACGACCCGATCGAGGCCGGCGACGAGCTGGTCTTCGTCTGCACCGCCGAGGTCGAGGACGCGGTCCGCGCGGTGGTCCTCGGCCCGGACAGCGTCGAACGCACCCGCAACGGCGACCGCTGA
- a CDS encoding APC family permease yields the protein MASPTSLLKRLLVGRPFRSDRLQHTLLPKRIALPVFASDALSSVAYAPDEILLTLSIAGASAYLFSPWIALTVVVVMLTVVASYRQNVHAYPSGGGDYEVATVNLGPRFGIGVASALLVDYVLTVAVSVSSGVANLGSVIPFVATHKVLVAVTAVVLLTAINLRGLRESGTAFAIPTYGFIIVVVGMILTGLVRVFVLGHDLRAPSADLEIVAEWSDMTGWAMAFLLLRSFSSGCAALTGVEAISNGVPAFKQPKSRNAATTLLLLGTVAVTMLVGIVWLARLTGLQFVEDPNHQIVSGPEGYVQKTVTAQLGETIFGSGSVLLFVVVGATALILFLAANTAFNGFPVLGSILAQDRFLPRQLHTRGDRLAFSNGILFLAAFAIVLIAGFQAEVTKLIQLYIVGVFVSFTLSQAGMIRHWNRLLRTERDPQARRRMLRSRAINSFGMALTGIVLVIVLITKFLLGAWIAIAAMAVIYGLMVAIRRHYDRVAVELTPDDGRPVLPARNHAIVLVSKLHQPTLRAVAYARATRPDSLTAVTVNVDDKDTRALQTEWERRAVPVPLTVIDSPYREITRPILNFVASTRRESPRDVVTVFIPEYVVGRWWENLLHNQSALRLKTRLLFEPGVMVTSVPWQLASSRGKDLTRFDETLSRGPARGPRVAPRSTLPPALPPVPVAAPGEGGSARDREAGDE from the coding sequence GTGGCCAGTCCCACCTCGCTGTTGAAGCGACTCCTCGTCGGTCGTCCGTTCCGGTCCGACCGGCTCCAGCACACCCTGTTGCCCAAGCGCATCGCCCTGCCGGTCTTCGCCTCGGACGCGCTCTCCAGCGTCGCCTACGCCCCCGACGAGATCCTGCTGACCCTCTCCATCGCTGGCGCGTCGGCGTACCTGTTCTCCCCGTGGATCGCGCTCACGGTGGTCGTGGTGATGCTCACCGTGGTGGCCAGCTACCGGCAGAACGTGCACGCCTACCCCTCCGGCGGCGGCGACTACGAGGTGGCCACGGTCAACCTCGGCCCCCGGTTCGGCATCGGGGTGGCCAGCGCGTTGCTGGTCGACTACGTGCTGACCGTCGCGGTGTCGGTCTCCTCCGGGGTGGCCAACCTGGGCTCGGTCATCCCGTTCGTCGCCACCCACAAGGTGCTGGTCGCGGTGACCGCGGTGGTGCTGCTCACCGCGATCAACCTGCGTGGCCTGCGCGAGTCGGGCACCGCGTTCGCCATTCCCACCTACGGCTTCATCATCGTCGTGGTCGGCATGATCCTCACCGGCCTGGTCCGGGTCTTCGTGCTCGGGCACGACCTGCGCGCACCCAGCGCCGACCTGGAGATCGTCGCCGAGTGGAGCGACATGACCGGGTGGGCCATGGCGTTCCTGCTGCTGCGCAGCTTCTCCTCCGGCTGCGCGGCGCTGACCGGCGTGGAGGCGATCTCCAACGGTGTGCCGGCGTTCAAGCAGCCGAAGAGCCGCAACGCGGCCACCACCCTGCTGCTGCTCGGCACGGTCGCGGTCACCATGCTGGTCGGCATCGTCTGGCTGGCCCGGCTGACCGGCCTCCAGTTCGTCGAGGACCCGAACCACCAGATCGTCTCCGGCCCCGAGGGGTACGTCCAGAAGACCGTCACCGCCCAGCTCGGCGAGACCATCTTCGGCTCCGGTTCGGTGCTGCTCTTCGTGGTGGTCGGCGCGACCGCGCTGATCCTCTTCCTGGCCGCGAACACCGCCTTCAACGGCTTCCCGGTGCTCGGCTCGATCCTGGCCCAGGACCGCTTCCTGCCCCGGCAGCTGCACACCCGGGGCGACCGGCTGGCCTTTTCCAACGGCATCCTCTTCCTGGCCGCCTTCGCGATCGTGCTGATCGCCGGGTTCCAGGCCGAGGTGACGAAGCTCATCCAGCTCTACATCGTCGGGGTGTTCGTCTCCTTCACCCTCTCCCAGGCGGGCATGATCCGGCACTGGAACCGCCTGCTGCGCACCGAGCGGGATCCGCAGGCCCGCCGCCGGATGCTCCGCTCCCGGGCGATCAACAGCTTCGGCATGGCGCTGACCGGCATCGTGCTGGTCATCGTGCTGATCACCAAGTTCCTGCTCGGCGCCTGGATCGCCATCGCCGCGATGGCGGTGATCTACGGGCTGATGGTCGCCATCCGGCGGCACTACGACCGGGTCGCCGTCGAGCTGACCCCGGACGACGGCCGGCCCGTGCTGCCGGCCCGCAACCACGCGATCGTGCTGGTCAGCAAACTGCACCAGCCGACCCTGCGCGCGGTCGCGTACGCGCGGGCCACCCGGCCGGACTCGCTGACCGCGGTGACGGTGAACGTGGACGACAAGGACACCCGCGCCCTCCAAACCGAGTGGGAACGGCGGGCGGTGCCGGTGCCGCTCACCGTGATCGACTCGCCGTACCGGGAGATCACCCGGCCGATCCTCAACTTCGTCGCCTCCACCCGCCGGGAGTCGCCCCGGGACGTCGTCACCGTGTTCATCCCCGAGTACGTGGTCGGGCGCTGGTGGGAGAACCTGCTGCACAACCAGAGCGCGCTCCGGCTCAAGACCCGGCTGCTCTTCGAGCCCGGGGTGATGGTGACCAGCGTGCCCTGGCAGCTCGCCTCGTCCCGGGGCAAGGACCTGACCCGGTTCGACGAGACGCTCAGCCGGGGCCCGGCCCGGGGGCCCCGGGTGGCCCCGCGCAGCACGCTGCCGCCGGCCCTCCCGCCGGTGCCCGTGGCGGCTCCCGGCGAGGGCGGCTCCGCCAGGGACCGGGAGGCCGGCGATGAGTGA
- the dxs gene encoding 1-deoxy-D-xylulose-5-phosphate synthase codes for MSVEEDTANHGRLLATVRGPQDVKRMSAEELDILAAEIRDFLIAKVSRTGGHIGPNLGVVELTVAMHRVFDSPRDRLLFDTGHQAYVHKILTGRQAGFDRLRQRGGLSGYPSQAESEHDLIENSHASTALSYADGLAKAYKLRGEQRSVVAVVGDGALTGGMCWEALNNIATAGNPLVIVVNDNGRSYAPTIGGLADHLSSLRLNPGYEKILDTVKDALGSTPLVGRPMYEVLHAVKKGIKDAVAPQAMFEDLGIKYVGPVDGHDVGAVESALRAAKNFGGPVIVHAVTRKGYGYRPAEEDEADCFHGPGAFDVETGKLVAAPAVKWTNVFADELVAIADGRPDVVGITAAMAEPTGIAKLARKYPDRVYDVGIAEQHAATSAAGLALGGLHPVVAVYATFLNRAFDQVLLDVAMHRLPVTFVLDRAGVTGPDGPSHYGLWDMSVFGVVPGLRIAAPRDAATLREELREAVAVDDGPTIVRFPTGTVAADLPAVRRVGPVDVLAEAERKDVLLVAVGSFGQLGMEVATRLAEQGYGVTVVDPRWVRPVPAELVELAAAHRLVVTVEDGVRTGGVGNALAQAMRDADVRVPLRDLGVPADWHPHGTRAQILADLGLTAQDVARDVTGWISGIDSEPVEPVRLAAGKPAAQN; via the coding sequence ATGAGTGTTGAAGAGGACACGGCCAACCACGGCCGGCTACTGGCCACGGTGCGCGGTCCGCAGGACGTCAAGCGGATGTCCGCCGAGGAACTGGACATCCTCGCCGCCGAGATCCGGGACTTCCTGATCGCCAAGGTGTCCCGCACCGGTGGGCACATCGGCCCCAACCTCGGCGTGGTGGAGCTGACCGTCGCCATGCACCGGGTCTTCGACTCCCCTCGCGACCGGCTCCTGTTCGACACCGGCCACCAGGCGTACGTACACAAGATCCTCACCGGCCGGCAGGCCGGCTTCGACCGGCTGCGGCAGCGCGGCGGCCTCTCCGGCTACCCCAGCCAGGCCGAGAGCGAGCACGACCTGATCGAGAACTCGCACGCCTCCACCGCGCTCTCCTACGCGGACGGCCTCGCCAAGGCGTACAAGCTCCGGGGTGAGCAGCGCAGCGTGGTCGCCGTGGTCGGTGACGGCGCGCTGACCGGCGGCATGTGCTGGGAGGCGCTGAACAACATCGCCACCGCCGGCAACCCGCTGGTCATCGTGGTCAACGACAACGGCCGCTCGTACGCGCCGACCATCGGCGGGCTCGCCGACCACCTCTCGTCGCTGCGGCTCAACCCCGGCTACGAGAAGATCCTGGACACCGTCAAGGACGCCCTCGGCTCGACCCCCCTGGTCGGACGGCCGATGTACGAGGTGCTGCACGCGGTCAAGAAGGGCATCAAGGACGCGGTCGCCCCGCAGGCGATGTTCGAGGACCTCGGCATCAAGTACGTCGGCCCGGTGGACGGGCACGACGTCGGCGCGGTCGAGTCGGCGCTGCGGGCGGCGAAGAACTTCGGTGGTCCGGTGATCGTGCACGCGGTGACCCGCAAGGGCTACGGCTACCGCCCCGCCGAGGAGGACGAGGCGGACTGCTTCCACGGTCCCGGCGCCTTCGACGTCGAGACCGGCAAGCTGGTCGCCGCGCCGGCGGTGAAGTGGACGAACGTCTTCGCCGACGAACTGGTCGCGATCGCCGACGGGCGGCCCGACGTGGTGGGCATCACCGCCGCGATGGCCGAGCCGACCGGCATCGCCAAGCTGGCCCGCAAGTACCCCGACCGGGTCTACGACGTCGGCATCGCCGAGCAGCACGCGGCCACCTCGGCGGCCGGGCTGGCGCTCGGCGGGCTGCACCCGGTGGTGGCGGTCTACGCGACCTTCCTCAACCGGGCCTTCGACCAGGTCCTGCTGGACGTGGCGATGCACCGGCTGCCGGTGACCTTCGTGCTGGACCGGGCCGGCGTCACCGGCCCCGACGGGCCGAGCCACTACGGACTGTGGGACATGTCGGTCTTCGGGGTGGTACCGGGCCTGCGGATCGCCGCACCCCGGGACGCCGCCACGCTGCGCGAGGAGTTGCGCGAGGCGGTCGCCGTCGACGACGGCCCGACCATCGTCCGCTTCCCGACCGGTACGGTCGCCGCCGACCTGCCCGCCGTGCGCCGGGTCGGCCCGGTGGACGTGCTGGCCGAGGCGGAGCGCAAGGACGTGCTGCTGGTCGCGGTCGGCTCCTTCGGCCAGCTCGGCATGGAGGTCGCCACCCGGCTGGCCGAGCAGGGCTACGGGGTCACCGTGGTCGACCCGCGCTGGGTGCGGCCGGTCCCGGCGGAACTGGTCGAGCTGGCCGCAGCACACCGGCTCGTGGTCACCGTCGAGGACGGCGTCCGCACCGGTGGCGTCGGCAACGCGCTGGCCCAGGCGATGCGCGACGCCGACGTCCGGGTCCCGCTGCGCGACCTCGGCGTACCGGCCGACTGGCACCCGCACGGCACCCGGGCGCAGATCCTCGCCGACCTGGGCCTGACCGCGCAGGACGTGGCCCGCGACGTCACCGGTTGGATCTCCGGCATCGACTCCGAGCCGGTCGAGCCGGTCCGACTCGCCGCCGGCAAACCCGCGGCACAGAACTGA
- a CDS encoding potassium channel family protein, which translates to MHVVIMGCGRVGSTLAQNLDARGHSVAVIDQDADAFRRLSPDFAGITVTGAGFDGDVLRQAGIERADAFAAVSSGDNSNIISARLARETFGVARVAARIYDQRRAQVYERLGIPTVATVRWTADRMLRHLIPEGNVEIFRDPTSTVSIIEVPTHKDWIGRPLRVLEETTGARTAYLTRFGIGTLPTASTVVQEGDQLFMLVTDDIAASVTAVAVAPPEGGH; encoded by the coding sequence GTGCATGTCGTGATCATGGGGTGCGGCCGGGTCGGCTCCACCCTCGCCCAGAACCTGGACGCACGGGGGCACTCGGTGGCGGTCATCGACCAGGACGCCGACGCGTTCCGGCGGCTCAGCCCCGACTTCGCCGGGATCACCGTGACCGGTGCCGGGTTCGACGGCGACGTGCTGCGGCAGGCCGGCATCGAGCGGGCGGACGCCTTCGCCGCGGTCTCCAGCGGCGACAACTCGAACATCATCTCCGCTCGGCTGGCCCGGGAGACGTTCGGTGTGGCCCGGGTGGCCGCCCGGATCTACGACCAGCGCCGGGCACAGGTCTACGAGCGGCTCGGCATCCCCACCGTCGCCACCGTCCGGTGGACCGCGGACCGGATGCTGCGGCATCTGATTCCCGAGGGGAACGTGGAGATCTTCCGCGACCCGACCAGCACCGTGTCGATCATCGAGGTGCCGACCCACAAGGACTGGATCGGCCGGCCGCTGCGGGTGCTGGAGGAGACGACCGGCGCGCGCACGGCGTACCTGACCCGCTTCGGCATCGGCACCCTGCCCACCGCCTCCACGGTGGTGCAGGAGGGTGACCAGCTCTTCATGCTGGTCACCGACGACATCGCGGCGTCGGTCACGGCGGTGGCCGTGGCCCCGCCGGAAGGAGGGCACTGA
- a CDS encoding OB-fold nucleic acid binding domain-containing protein, with protein sequence MVTDEGRVSLRRLLRRLTADEAEIEAQELRRESAQCGGTPARQCRRGQVVSVSGRLRTVVYTPRTNLPTLEADLYDGSDVVTLVWLGRRHIAGIEPGRHLTVRGRVAVRDDRKVIYNPYYELESPR encoded by the coding sequence ATGGTGACCGACGAAGGGCGGGTGTCGCTGCGTCGCCTGCTGCGCCGGCTCACCGCCGACGAGGCCGAGATCGAGGCGCAGGAGCTGCGCCGGGAGAGCGCCCAGTGCGGCGGGACTCCCGCGCGGCAGTGCCGGCGCGGGCAGGTCGTCTCGGTGTCCGGGCGACTGCGTACCGTGGTGTACACGCCCCGGACGAACCTGCCGACGTTGGAGGCCGACCTCTACGACGGCAGCGACGTGGTGACCCTGGTGTGGCTCGGCCGCCGGCACATCGCCGGCATCGAGCCGGGTCGACACCTCACGGTGCGGGGGCGGGTGGCCGTGCGGGATGATCGCAAGGTCATCTACAACCCGTACTACGAACTCGAGTCGCCACGGTGA
- a CDS encoding DUF3710 domain-containing protein — protein MIFSRKRAGSGRHARDEQAAERRVGQDTDETAGTPARGPYDISEAPDDVQRLDLGSLHIPAVPGVEVRVQADPQGVVQQVVLVHGENALQLGVFAAPRSDGIWDEVREEIRQSLFNDGAAAQELSGEYGTELRARLRTPEGITDLRFIGVDGPRWMVRGVYQGLAAVDPAAAGPLAECLDGLVVDRGQEAKPVREPLPLRLPREVADQHQAQAEAQGAGTTPDASGAA, from the coding sequence GTGATCTTCTCCCGAAAGCGGGCCGGTTCCGGGCGGCACGCCCGCGACGAACAGGCCGCCGAGCGCCGGGTCGGGCAGGACACCGACGAGACCGCGGGCACGCCGGCCCGCGGCCCGTACGACATCTCCGAGGCGCCCGACGACGTCCAGCGCCTCGACCTGGGCAGCCTGCACATCCCGGCGGTGCCCGGGGTGGAGGTGCGGGTGCAGGCCGACCCGCAGGGCGTGGTCCAGCAGGTCGTCCTGGTGCACGGGGAGAACGCGTTGCAGCTCGGCGTCTTCGCCGCCCCGCGTAGCGACGGTATCTGGGACGAGGTGCGCGAGGAGATCCGGCAGTCGTTGTTCAACGACGGGGCCGCCGCCCAGGAGCTGTCGGGGGAGTACGGCACCGAGCTGCGGGCCCGCCTGCGTACCCCGGAGGGCATCACCGACCTTCGGTTCATCGGGGTGGACGGCCCGCGCTGGATGGTCCGTGGCGTCTACCAGGGCCTCGCCGCGGTCGATCCGGCGGCTGCCGGCCCGCTCGCCGAGTGCCTCGACGGGCTGGTGGTCGACCGTGGTCAGGAGGCGAAGCCGGTGCGCGAGCCGCTGCCGCTGCGGCTGCCCCGGGAGGTCGCCGACCAGCACCAGGCGCAGGCGGAGGCGCAGGGCGCGGGCACCACGCCCGACGCCTCCGGTGCGGCCTGA
- a CDS encoding class I SAM-dependent RNA methyltransferase translates to MSDVDVEMEGARMGPEEAERIEVTVGAVAPGGHCVARLDGQVVFVRHALPGERVVAEVTEVHRGFLRADAVTVLAAAPQRVEPPCPYAGPGRCGGCDLQHVAPEAQRDWKTSVVREQLTRLGGLTDAEVDALDPRVAALPGGPLGWRSRVRYAVDAAGRAGLLKHRSHEVVPIDRCLIAHPAVQETGVLAADGTRWPEAEAVEVVASTGGDVTVTAVTEGVGTPVRGPATVREVAAGRDWALPAGSFWQVHPAAADTLVAAVLELLEPRAGESAWDLYGGAGLFAAALADRVGPTGRVTLVEAAADGVRAARENLADTGRVEVVAARVETALARRRITGPVDVVVLDPPRAGAGAQVVRGLVAAAPRAVAYVACDPAAFARDVRTFTAAGWRLAALRGFDLFPMTQHVELVGLLLPPAREG, encoded by the coding sequence ATGAGTGACGTCGACGTCGAGATGGAGGGGGCACGGATGGGACCGGAGGAGGCCGAGCGGATCGAGGTGACGGTCGGGGCGGTCGCCCCGGGCGGGCACTGCGTGGCGAGGCTCGACGGCCAGGTGGTCTTCGTCCGGCACGCGCTCCCCGGGGAGCGGGTCGTCGCCGAGGTCACCGAGGTGCACCGGGGCTTCCTCCGGGCCGACGCGGTGACCGTCCTGGCGGCCGCGCCGCAGCGGGTCGAACCGCCCTGCCCGTACGCCGGGCCGGGGCGCTGCGGGGGCTGCGACCTCCAGCACGTCGCGCCGGAGGCGCAGCGCGACTGGAAAACGTCGGTGGTGCGCGAGCAGCTCACCCGGCTCGGTGGTCTGACCGACGCGGAGGTGGACGCGCTCGACCCCCGGGTCGCGGCGTTGCCCGGCGGACCGCTGGGCTGGCGCTCCCGGGTCCGGTACGCGGTCGACGCGGCCGGCCGGGCGGGGCTGCTCAAGCACCGCTCGCACGAGGTCGTCCCGATCGACCGTTGCCTGATCGCCCACCCGGCCGTCCAGGAGACGGGGGTGCTGGCGGCCGACGGCACCCGCTGGCCGGAGGCCGAGGCGGTGGAGGTGGTCGCCTCCACCGGCGGGGACGTGACCGTCACCGCGGTGACCGAGGGGGTCGGCACGCCGGTGCGCGGGCCGGCGACGGTTCGCGAGGTGGCCGCCGGCCGGGACTGGGCACTGCCGGCAGGCAGCTTCTGGCAGGTCCACCCGGCCGCGGCGGACACCCTGGTCGCGGCGGTGCTGGAGTTGCTCGAACCGCGGGCCGGGGAATCCGCCTGGGACCTCTACGGCGGGGCTGGCCTCTTCGCCGCCGCGCTCGCCGACCGCGTCGGCCCGACCGGCCGGGTGACCCTGGTCGAGGCGGCGGCCGACGGCGTCCGGGCCGCCCGGGAGAACCTGGCCGACACCGGGCGGGTGGAGGTGGTGGCGGCCCGGGTCGAGACGGCCCTGGCCCGCCGGCGGATCACCGGCCCGGTCGACGTGGTGGTGCTCGACCCGCCCCGGGCCGGCGCGGGGGCCCAGGTGGTCCGTGGCCTGGTCGCCGCCGCGCCGCGTGCGGTGGCGTACGTGGCCTGCGACCCGGCCGCCTTCGCCCGGGACGTACGCACCTTCACCGCCGCCGGATGGCGGCTGGCCGCCCTGCGCGGGTTCGACCTGTTCCCGATGACCCAGCACGTCGAGCTGGTCGGGCTGCTGCTGCCCCCGGCCCGGGAAGGCTGA
- a CDS encoding anhydro-N-acetylmuramic acid kinase, with the protein MAAGRPARVRPVPDDPARRAGRAAAAPGPGRLSRATGRGPDVRHLLRRGGRGRRRVRGRGGDAAAAPARPPGDRLRRRPARRDRAALPPNPTTVEAVCRLDNRLGEVFAEAAAVGVALAGGDVDLVVSPGQTVFHWVEAGRARGTLQLGSAARVAARVGVPVLSDLRSADVVAGGQGAPLVPAFDALLLADPDATAPRAALNLGGIANLTVVAPGVPPVGYDIGPANALLDAAAHRFLDAPCDAGGARAAAGRVHPALLASLLAEPYYAAPPPKSTGKELFHAGYLADRLAALDGPVAVDDVFATLTELTARTVAAACDRHRVVEVVAAGGGVRNPTLLHRLAALGDGRWRLRTTDELGVPAQAREAYAFALLGWLSWHGLPGAVPSVTGARRAAVLGAWTPAGPPSAGVATGAPRRLRVVDGRSGASSGPDCGLRDGR; encoded by the coding sequence ATGGCGGCTGGCCGCCCTGCGCGGGTTCGACCTGTTCCCGATGACCCAGCACGTCGAGCTGGTCGGGCTGCTGCTGCCCCCGGCCCGGGAAGGCTGAGCCGTGCTACGGGTCGTGGGCCTGATGTCCGGCACCTCCTACGACGGGGTGGACGTGGCCGCCGCCGGGTTCGCGGTCGAGGGGGAGACGCTGCTGCTGCGCCCGCTCGGCCACCGGGGGATCGACTACGACGACGACCTGCGCGCCGCGATCGGGCGGCGCTGCCACCGAACCCGACCACCGTCGAGGCGGTCTGCCGGCTGGACAACCGCCTCGGTGAGGTGTTCGCCGAGGCGGCGGCGGTCGGGGTGGCGCTGGCCGGCGGCGACGTCGACTTGGTCGTCTCACCCGGGCAGACGGTCTTCCACTGGGTGGAGGCGGGGCGGGCCCGGGGCACCCTGCAACTCGGCAGTGCGGCCCGGGTGGCCGCCCGGGTGGGCGTACCGGTGCTCAGTGACCTACGCAGCGCGGACGTCGTCGCCGGTGGGCAGGGCGCGCCCCTGGTGCCGGCCTTCGACGCGCTGCTGCTCGCCGACCCGGACGCCACCGCGCCCCGCGCGGCGCTGAACCTCGGCGGCATCGCCAACCTCACCGTGGTCGCGCCCGGCGTGCCCCCGGTCGGGTACGACATCGGGCCGGCGAATGCGCTGCTCGACGCGGCGGCCCACCGGTTCCTCGACGCGCCCTGCGACGCAGGTGGCGCACGTGCCGCCGCCGGCCGGGTGCACCCGGCCCTGCTGGCGTCGCTGCTCGCCGAGCCCTACTACGCCGCGCCGCCGCCCAAGTCGACCGGGAAGGAGCTGTTCCACGCCGGCTACCTGGCCGACCGGCTCGCCGCGCTGGACGGGCCGGTGGCCGTCGACGACGTGTTCGCCACGCTGACCGAGCTGACCGCCCGGACGGTGGCCGCCGCGTGCGACCGGCACCGGGTGGTCGAGGTGGTGGCGGCCGGCGGCGGGGTGCGCAACCCCACCCTGCTGCACCGGCTGGCCGCTCTCGGGGACGGGCGCTGGCGGCTGCGTACCACCGACGAGCTGGGGGTGCCCGCGCAGGCCAGAGAGGCGTACGCGTTCGCCCTGCTGGGCTGGCTCTCCTGGCACGGCCTGCCGGGGGCGGTGCCCTCGGTCACCGGGGCGCGGCGGGCCGCGGTGCTCGGTGCGTGGACCCCCGCCGGGCCGCCCAGTGCCGGCGTCGCCACCGGTGCCCCGCGACGGCTGCGGGTGGTCGACGGGCGGTCCGGGGCGAGTTCCGGCCCGGACTGCGGGTTGCGCGACGGCCGATAG
- the dut gene encoding dUTP diphosphatase, which produces MNDPVPVPVPVRQLDPRLPLPAYAHPGDAGADLVAAVDVDLAPGERALVPTGVALALPDGYVGLVHPRSGLAARLGVTVLNAPGTVDAGYRGEIMVNLINHDQVSPARISRGDRIAQLVVQRVERADFHPVTELPDSRRGVGGHGSTGGHAGLVPPPADGEAGGRPDGRGGTVSANSGGRTQ; this is translated from the coding sequence GTGAACGACCCCGTACCCGTACCCGTACCCGTGCGGCAGCTCGACCCGCGGCTGCCGCTGCCGGCGTACGCCCATCCCGGCGACGCCGGAGCCGACCTGGTGGCCGCCGTCGACGTCGACCTGGCGCCGGGCGAGCGGGCACTGGTGCCCACCGGCGTCGCCCTGGCGCTGCCCGACGGGTACGTCGGCCTGGTGCACCCGCGCTCCGGACTCGCCGCCCGGCTCGGCGTGACGGTGCTCAACGCTCCCGGTACGGTCGACGCCGGCTACCGGGGTGAGATCATGGTCAACCTGATCAACCACGATCAGGTGAGCCCGGCGAGGATCTCCCGTGGCGATCGGATCGCGCAGCTCGTTGTGCAGCGGGTGGAGCGGGCCGATTTCCACCCGGTGACCGAGCTGCCCGACTCCCGCCGTGGGGTCGGTGGACACGGTTCGACCGGCGGGCACGCCGGCCTCGTCCCGCCACCGGCCGACGGCGAGGCGGGCGGGCGACCAGACGGAAGAGGTGGCACGGTGAGTGCGAACAGCGGAGGGCGGACGCAGTGA
- a CDS encoding DUF3159 domain-containing protein, whose translation MTTGQHPAAPPRDDSPDEERLPTLAEQMADQLGGWRGLVESSVPVVVFVVANIITDLRPAIVASVGVALVIAVLRLIQRRPVRHAVNGLFGVAVGAAIAWRTGDEKTFYLPGILYGIAYGLVLLGSAAIRQPLVGWIWSVLAAGGRSEWRQDPRLVRTFTWLTALWGVVWLAKVGVQAAFYLADMDTALGIARLALGYPPYALLLLITVWVVRRVTRQPAAPAA comes from the coding sequence ATGACCACTGGGCAGCACCCGGCCGCCCCGCCCCGAGACGACTCACCCGACGAGGAGCGCCTGCCCACCCTCGCCGAACAGATGGCCGACCAGCTCGGCGGCTGGCGCGGGCTGGTCGAGTCCAGCGTGCCGGTGGTCGTCTTCGTGGTGGCCAACATCATCACCGACCTGCGGCCGGCGATCGTCGCGTCGGTCGGGGTGGCGCTGGTGATCGCCGTGCTCCGGCTGATCCAGCGCCGGCCGGTCCGGCACGCGGTCAACGGCCTCTTCGGCGTCGCCGTCGGCGCGGCGATCGCCTGGCGCACCGGGGACGAGAAGACCTTCTACCTGCCCGGCATCCTCTACGGCATCGCGTACGGGCTGGTGCTGCTCGGCTCGGCCGCGATCCGGCAACCGCTGGTCGGTTGGATCTGGTCGGTACTGGCTGCCGGCGGGCGCTCCGAGTGGCGGCAGGATCCCCGGCTGGTGCGCACCTTCACCTGGCTGACCGCGCTCTGGGGCGTGGTCTGGCTGGCCAAGGTGGGTGTGCAGGCCGCCTTCTACCTCGCCGACATGGACACCGCGCTGGGCATCGCCCGGCTGGCGCTCGGCTATCCGCCGTACGCGCTGCTGCTGCTGATCACCGTCTGGGTGGTCCGCCGGGTGACCCGGCAGCCGGCCGCCCCCGCCGCCTGA